The Caretta caretta isolate rCarCar2 chromosome 10, rCarCar1.hap1, whole genome shotgun sequence genome has a window encoding:
- the LARP6 gene encoding la-related protein 6: protein MLLVYDIHLISELQVLSQDQENGCMQEKTMEHLFKTFVTFGVISSVRILKPGKDLPPDVKRFSNRYTQVGTKECAIIEFEEVDAAIKAHEIMCIEKNNEIGMKVTLIGMKPPKKKVVKDKNHDEDPSKSLNKIKSLNKRVEELQYVGDESSANSSSDPESNPTSPLSGRKTNTSSKLSPTTYQNNHLSPNVSPRSSPWNSPSSLRKVSKKSPLAEDGKLNPSTSPEISRKCADYSSDSSITPSSSPWVQRRRQAQTVTQEQSPVSSPMLARKIQNADGLPVGVLRLPKGPDGTKGFHNGCERNKLMNNE from the coding sequence ATGCTGCTTGTGTATGATATCCACTTGATTTCTGAGCTACAGGTTCTGAGCCAGGATCAAGAAAATGGATGCATGCAAGAAAAGACGATGGAGCATCTTTTCAAGACCTTTGTTACTTTTGGTGTAATCTCATCCGTTCGCATTCTCAAACCTGGTAAGGATCTTCCACCTGATGTCAAGAGATTCAGTAATCGATACACCCAAGTTGGAACAAAGGAATGTGCAATAATAGAGTTTGAAGAAGTAGATGCAGCAATTAAAGCTCATGAAATCATGTGTATTGAAAAGAATAATGAAATTGGCATGAAAGTTACCCTGATAGGTATGAAGCCTCCAAAGAAAAAAGTTGTGAAAGACAAGAACCATGATGAAGATCCCAGCAAGTCTCTCAACAAAATTAAATCCCTGAATAAGAGAGTTGAGGAACTTCAGTATGTTGGGGATGAATCATCAGCAAACAGCTCTTCTGATCCAGAGAGTAATCCTACATCTCCACTATCTGGACGCAAGACTAATACTTCCAGCAAGTTGAGCCCTACCACCTATCAGAACAACCACCTGAGCCCTAATGTTTCACCTAGGTCAAGCCCCTGGAATAGCCCATCTTCTCTGCGCAAAGTGTCCAAAAAGTCTCCGCTTGCTGAAGATGGCAAACTTAACCCTAGCACTAGCCCTGAAATCTCAAGGAAATGTGCAGATTACTCTTCAGATAGCAGTATTACTCCTTCTAGTAGCCCATGGGTTCAGAGGAGAAGACAAGCTCAAACTGTAACCCAAGAACAAAGTCCAGTAAGTAGCCCAATGCTTGCCCGGAAAATACAAAATGCAGATGGGTTACCTGTAGGAGTATTGCGGTTACCCAAAGGTCCTGATGGTACTAAGGGATTCCATAATGGATGCGAAAGGAATAAACTTATGAACAATGAATAA